The following proteins are encoded in a genomic region of Primulina huaijiensis isolate GDHJ02 chromosome 3, ASM1229523v2, whole genome shotgun sequence:
- the LOC140974392 gene encoding autophagy-related protein 101-like isoform X3, with product MNCEVCQLKELEVEHFEICEVLRCILHTVLFHRTLGLVRPKDVDLELFDITYVQCGDMEVERKIDEKIDQFIDRVEKHPNKKNQICLSFYEVKNKQATWFTNKVERLHWEQWYINLNVAQHAKGHSGKSHHSKIVFDPGETVAEARSARRTALEASLRDVLFQIIRFVNDKKDHVPPIPNLEGVSFPYEITISRGT from the exons ATGAATTGCGAAGTTTGCCAGCTCAAAGAACTC GAAGTTGAGCATTTCGAGATATGTGAAGTTCTCCGGT GCATTCTACACACTGTGTTGTTCCATCGAACTTTAGGCCTAGTGCGCCCTAAAGATGTTGATTTGGAGCTTTTTGATATTACATAT GTGCAATGTGGTGATATGGaggttgagagaaaaattgatGAGAAGATCGACCAGTTCATTGATAGGGTGGAGAAGCACCCAAACAAGAAAAATCAG ATATGTTTGTCCTTCTATGAAGTCAAAAACAAACAAGCCACATGGTTCACTAACAAAGTTGAACGCCTCCACTGGGAACAGTGGTACATCAATTTGAATGTTGCACAACACGCTAAAGGGCATTCTGGCAAGTCTCATCATTCAAAAATAGTATTTGATCCTGGAG AAACTGTGGCGGAGGCAAGGAGTGCTCGGCGCACTGCATTGGAAGCTTCTCTTCGTGATGTTCTGTTTCAGATAATTAGGTTTGTCAATGATAAGAAGGATCATGTTCCTCCAATACCAAACCTTGAAGGTGTTTCATTTCCCTATGAAATTACCATCTCAAG AGGTACCTGA
- the LOC140974392 gene encoding autophagy-related protein 101-like isoform X2 — translation MNCEVCQLKELEVEHFEICEVLRCILHTVLFHRTLGLVRPKDVDLELFDITYVQCGDMEVERKIDEKIDQFIDRVEKHPNKKNQICLSFYEVKNKQATWFTNKVERLHWEQWYINLNVAQHAKGHSGKSHHSKIVFDPGETVAEARSARRTALEASLRDVLFQIIRFVNDKKDHVPPIPNLEGVSFPYEITISSSSDSAFGMDMFKRMLQTGHPTMLS, via the exons ATGAATTGCGAAGTTTGCCAGCTCAAAGAACTC GAAGTTGAGCATTTCGAGATATGTGAAGTTCTCCGGT GCATTCTACACACTGTGTTGTTCCATCGAACTTTAGGCCTAGTGCGCCCTAAAGATGTTGATTTGGAGCTTTTTGATATTACATAT GTGCAATGTGGTGATATGGaggttgagagaaaaattgatGAGAAGATCGACCAGTTCATTGATAGGGTGGAGAAGCACCCAAACAAGAAAAATCAG ATATGTTTGTCCTTCTATGAAGTCAAAAACAAACAAGCCACATGGTTCACTAACAAAGTTGAACGCCTCCACTGGGAACAGTGGTACATCAATTTGAATGTTGCACAACACGCTAAAGGGCATTCTGGCAAGTCTCATCATTCAAAAATAGTATTTGATCCTGGAG AAACTGTGGCGGAGGCAAGGAGTGCTCGGCGCACTGCATTGGAAGCTTCTCTTCGTGATGTTCTGTTTCAGATAATTAGGTTTGTCAATGATAAGAAGGATCATGTTCCTCCAATACCAAACCTTGAAGGTGTTTCATTTCCCTATGAAATTACCATCTCAAG TTCATCAGATTCTGCATTTGGGATGGACATGTTCAAGAGGATGCTCCAAACCGGGCATCCTACAATGCTCAGTTGA
- the LOC140972653 gene encoding uncharacterized protein, translating into MDPEEISRRVRSMQISSNNKKDPIIIPEELASIGKHRLDSCLVCKIFSSKAVNRETFRVQMPRILQAKKPIQIEVIGENIFLFHFASLVDRRHSLLDGPWYFFKDMAIFEVPSSLQKTVDLVFDKISVWVRCHNVPLAFMQSTILRNLGSKLGTVMEVDEGDGGSCTGRYARIRVSLNINEPLRQCLWVRSEQEQEDIYIILLYEKLPNFCFNCGKLGHVQRDCELHAEDSSNFPFGNWLRASSISGERKTYYPRSKSNTSNGSPSADYQHSDEINALNIQPRSNLPPLGTESSREKSETDENLVLLLPKQAQHYAMSVNNTIEKMVECPERETLLTTDMQVIPSVQKKNWKRMARANSKTNQGSSENLIPLDKGKRVMLPHENLEASKRPRTLMDSETKLTASQCRWWSSWLHSEGLFVVDSLRRKGAGHIDCLVKEGLTQWGFTGFYGNPVTAMQKSGGMLRTNAQMTEFSNTIDDCGLCDIPARGDKFTWLVENLGFFGSDHRPVAVQLRPAASVKLHISPKRFTFEHKWFLEEDFTTIVTNSWEGSQGDLCLPQRLYRCSKTLTSWAGTKFDHLGRTLRELYKELDSLMTSDHIQNNHARIEDSSKPSSEDIAKVLDCAEPVIGEQMNETLCAPFTAEEIRRAVFDMHPSKAPGLDGFTALFYQKLWPLIGDDVTQATLLILNEQKDLLDWNATLITLIPKIQEPMSLKDFRPISLCNTCYKIVSRAITNRFRPILDKVIDHFQSAFIPGRLILDNVIVGFECMHWIRSNRKAKTGFASLKLDMSKAYDRVEWIFLQNMMIKLGFAEQWVNLIMRCVTSVTYSFRINHSIFGTFKPSRGLRQGDPLSPYLFVLCAQGLSHLFAKAVERNLIRGVKIANTCPVISHLFFADDSLIFFKATREESVQVRYCIDLYEKASGQVVHFDKSALTFSPSTCPHTISEIMDVMDVPMVHGHDIYLGLPTFSARSKRLQFGYLRERVEQKIKSWNNRFFSMGGREVLIKSILQTIPSYAMSCFKIPVSICKAVEQICARFWWKDASGNKGMHWMNWKNLCKPKSVGGMGFQSLVAFNKSLLAKQIWRVIQSPNSLVARVLKGRYFKNSDIMQAGVGSNPSYVWRSTLWSREIIQKGLCWRVGNGQSIRAFADPWIPTIPSFHSSLHLSTGNHLRVSHFISGAGTWNESLVMQCFPKHEIDDVLNIPLHRQGCDDIRYWTWSNNGKYSVKDGYHLETGSWDTPPFNSRQPLGIWWRKIWKLRLPPKIRIFLWKASRAFSSYSNSWDMLDVQFSLCIYLSLPFFFCLAIKDVWKNTLFWYCLKKHRDASFFDCALYLSKSFNQEEFELFGVFCWAIWREICNRKHDAEGKSMKFRVDWVYTFIDSVRYSRLKCVIPVCTSQILSDHLSKPPSPNLFRLDVDAGFDTRRNKFSVGAIIRDSQGVTRGAHALIICNPGSVLAAEILAIRCGMDLCLHVGVASVCIYSDSKEAVRVVLNPDMDAGYVGVLALEVHSMFLVNHFVSIKHMHRSANTIAHFLAHRAFNNSSNLLWLDRNIPSWLS; encoded by the exons ATGGATCCGGAAGAAATATCAAGACGTGTTCGATCTATGCAAATATCTTCAAACAACAAAAAAGACCCAATTATTATTCCAGAGGAATTGGCTTCAATAGGTAAACATCGGCTGGATTCCTGTCTAGTTTGCAAGATTTTCTCATCTAAGGCGGTCAACAGAGAGACTTTTCGTGTGCAAATGCCCCGCATCTTACAAGCGAAGAAACCCATTCAGATTGAAGTAATTGGGGAGAATATATTCCTCTTTCATTTTGCTTCTCTTGTTGATCGCCGTCACTCGCTTTTGGATGGACCTTGGTATTTTTTTAAGGACATGGCAATCTTTGAAGTTCCATCAAGTTTACAAAAGACTGTTGATTTGGTATTCGATAAAATTTCAGTTTGGGTACGATGTCACAATGTTCCTCTAGCGTTTATGCAGTCAACGATTCTCCGCAATCTAGGGTCGAAATTGGGAACGGTAATGGAGGTGGACGAAGGGGATGGAGGAAGTTGCACTGGTAGATATGCTCGTATCCGTGTCTCTTTAAATATCAATGAACCTCTACGTCAATGTCTTTGGGTTCGATCCGAGCAAGAACAAGAGGATATCTATATCATCCTTCTGTATGAAAAGCTGCCTAATTTCTGTTTTAATTGTGGTAAACTTGGGCATGTCCAGAGAGATTGTGAATTACATGCGGAGGATAGCTCGAATTTCCCATTTGGCAATTGGCTCCGAGCTTCTTCGATCTCAGGGGAGAGGAAAACATATTATCCTAGATCTAAATCTAATACCAGTAATGGTTCCCCTTCGGCAGATTACCAGCATTCAGATGAAATAAATGCACTCAATATTCAGCCTCGGTCAAATTTGCCTCCTCTTGGCACAGAATCTTCAAGGGAAAAAAGTGAGACGGATGAAAATTTAGTGTTATTACTACCGAAGCAGGCCCAACATTATGCTATGTCTGTTAATAATACAATTGAGAAAATGGTTGAATGTCCTGAACGGGAAACTCTGTTAACTACTGACATGCAAGTCATCCCAAGTGtacaaaagaaaaattggaaaCGCATGGCCAGGGCAAATTCAAAGACCAACCAAGGGAGCTCTGAAAATTTGATACCTCTGGATAAAGGAAAACGTGTGATGCTCCCTCATGAGAATCTTGAAGCTTCGAAACGTCCACGCACTCTTATGGATTCAG aAACTAAATTAACAGCTTCACAATGTCGATGGTGGTCAAGTTGGCTTCATTCAGAAGGCTTATTTGTAGTTGATAGCTTGCGTCGCAAGGGAG CTGGACATATTGATTGCCTGGTTAAGGAGGGTTTGACACAGTGGGGGTTTACCGGTTTTTATGGGAACCCTGTGACAGCAATGC AAAAATCTGGGGGTATGTTGAGGACTAATGCCCAGATGACAGAATTTTCTAATACTATTGATGATTGTGGCTTATGTGATATTCCAGCTCGTGGAGACAAATTCACTTGGT TGGTGGAGAACTTAGGTTTCTTTGGTTCTGACCATAGACCAGTTGCAGTACAATTGAGACCAGCTGCATCAGTTAAATTACACATTTCTCCCAAGCGTTTTACGTTTGAGCACAAGTGGTTTTTGGAAGAAGATTTTACAACCATTGTTACTAATAGTTGGGAAGGCTCTCAGGGAGATTTGTGTCTTCCTCAACGACTCTACAGATGCAGCAAGACACTTACTTCTTGGGCAGGGACTAAATTTGATCATCTTGGCCGAACATTACGTGAGCTGTATAAGGAGTTGGATAGTTTAATGACTTCTGATCACATTCAAAATAATCATGCTCGTATAGAAGA CTCTTCCAAGCCATCTTCTGAGGATATTGCAAAAGTGCTGGATTGTGCCGAACCAGTCATAGGTGAACAAATGAATGAAACTCTATGTGCACCTTTCACAGCTGAGGAAATTCGTAGAGCAGTTTTCGATATGCATCCTTCTAAGGCTCCAGGCCTTGATGGATTCACAGCTCTCTTTTATCAAAAGCTTTGGCCACTAATCGGTGATGATGTCACTCAGGCTACTTTGCTTATTCTCAATGAACAGAAAGATCTTTTAGACTGGAATGCCACACTTATTACTCTTATCCCAAAAATTCAAGAACCGATGTCATTAAAGGATTTTCGTCCTATCAGCCTGTGCAATACATGTTATAAAATCGTGTCTCGAGCAATCACAAATAGATTCAGACCTATCTTGGATAAGGTAATTGATCATTTTCAAAGTGCGTTCATTCCTGGTAgacttattcttgataatgttATTGTGGGCTTTGAATGCATGCATTGGATTCGCTCCAACCGAAAGGCCAAGACAGGCTTCGCAtctctcaaactggatatgagTAAAGCTTACGACAGGGTTGAATGGATTTTCTTGCAGAATATGATGATTAAATTGGGGTTTGCAGAACAATGGGTCAATCTAATCATGAGATGTGTGACTTCTGTGACTTACTCTTTCCGGATAAATCACTCTATATTTGGTACTTTCAAACCATCTAGGGGGTTGAGACAAGGGGATCCACTATCTCCATATTTATTTGTGTTATGTGCTCAAGGATTGTCACACCTCTTCGCTAAGGCTGTGGAAAGAAATTTGATCCGGGGAGTTAAAATTGCTAATACATGTCCTGTAATCTCTCATTTATTTTTTGCAGATGATAGTCTGATTTTCTTCAAGGCGACCCGTGAGGAAAGTGTACAAGTTCGATACTGTATTGATTTGTATGAGAAAGCATCCGGCCAAGTGGTACATTTCGACAAATCTGCTCTTACTTTTAGTCCAAGCACCTGTCCGCACACAATATCTGAAATTATGGATGTTATGGATGTACCGATGGTGCACGGCCATGACATTTATTTGGGACTACCGACATTCTCAGCGCGTAGTAAACGATTACAATTTGGTTATTTGCGAGAACGGGTTGAGCAAAAAATTAAATCTTGGAACAATCGATTTTTCTCTATGGGGGGAAGAGAGGTGCTGATAAAATCAATTTTGCAAACTATTCCATCCTATGCAATGTCATGCTTCAAAATACCGGTTTCTATTTGCAAAGCAGTGGAACAAATTTGCGCAAGATTCTGGTGGAAAGATGCTAGTGGTAACAAGGGCATGCATTGGATGAACTGGAAAAATTTATGTAAACCCAAGAGTGTGGGAGGTATGGGCTTTCAAAGTTTGGTAGCTTTCAACAAATCTTTGTTAGCAAAACAAATCTGGAGAGTCATTCAGTCACCCAACTCTTTGGTGGCCCGAGTTCTCAAAGGCaggtattttaaaaattcagatATTATGCAGGCAGGAGTGGGCTCAAATCCATCATATGTTTGGAGATCTACGTTGTGGAGTAGAGAAATTATTCAAAAGGGGTTGTGTTGGCGTGTAGGCAATGGCCAGAGTATTCGGGCTTTTGCAGACCCTTGGATCCCGACGATTCCATCTTTTCATAGCAGTTTACATCTTTCTACTGGAAATCACCTTCGAGTGTCACACTTTATTTCTGGAGCGGGGACATGGAACGAGTCTTTGGTTATGCAATGTTTCCCTAAACATGAGATTGATGATGTCCTCAATATTCCGCTGCACCGACAGGGCTGTGATGATATACGATATTGGACTTGGAGCAACAATGGTAAATATTCGGTTAAAGATGGTTACCATTTGGAGACTGGAAGCTGGGACACTCCACCTTTCAATTCTCGGCAGCCTCTTGGCATTTGGTGGCGGAAGATTTGGAAACTCAGATTACCACCGAAAATTCGTATATTTTTGTGGAAAGCTTCAAGAGCTTTCTCATCATATTCCAACTCTTGGGACATGCTCGATGTGCAATTTTCATTATGCATCTACTTGTcattgcctttttttttttgtttagctATTAAGGATGTTTGGAAAAATACTCTTTTTTGGTATTGTCTGAAAAAACATCGTGATGCTTCCTTTTTTGATTGTGCTTTATATTTGTCAAAGAGTTTTAATCAGGAGGAATTCGAATTGTTTGGGGTCTTTTGTTGGGCGATTTGGCGTGAAATTTGTAACCGAAAGCATGATGCCGAGGGTAAGAGCATGAAATTTAGAGTGGATTGGGTTTATACATTTATCGATTCGGTTCGCTACTCTAGATTAAAGTGTGTTATCCCAGTATGTACCTCACAAATCTTATCAGATCATTTATCGAAACCACCTAGCCCTAACTTATTTCGGCTAGATGTTGATGCGGGGTTCGATACCAGGCGTAATAAATTTAGTGTTGGAGCAATAATAAGAGATTCACAGGGAGTAACTAGAGGTGCCCATGCTCTTATCATCTGTAATCCCGGTAGTGTCCTTGCAGCTGAAATTCTGGCTATTCGTTGTGGTATGGATCTTTGTCTACATGTGGGCGTTGCTTCTGTTTGTATTTATTCTGATTCTAAGGAGGCGGTTCGTGTAGTTCTCAACCCAGATATGGACGCTGGTTATGTTGGTGTATTGGCTCTTGAAGTTCATTCTATGTTCCTAGTGAATCATTTTGTGTCAATCAAGCATATGCATCGTTCGGCCAACACCATTGCACATTTTCTTGCTCATAGAGCATTCAATAACTCTTCTAATTTACTTTGGCTAGATAGAAATATTCCATCTTGGCTTTCTTGA
- the LOC140974392 gene encoding autophagy-related protein 101-like isoform X1: protein MNCEVCQLKELEVEHFEICEVLRCILHTVLFHRTLGLVRPKDVDLELFDITYVQCGDMEVERKIDEKIDQFIDRVEKHPNKKNQICLSFYEVKNKQATWFTNKVERLHWEQWYINLNVAQHAKGHSETVAEARSARRTALEASLRDVLFQIIRFVNDKKDHVPPIPNLEGVSFPYEITISRYLKPSIKLLSYVLPSLSSSDSAFGMDMFKRMLQTGHPTMLS, encoded by the exons ATGAATTGCGAAGTTTGCCAGCTCAAAGAACTC GAAGTTGAGCATTTCGAGATATGTGAAGTTCTCCGGT GCATTCTACACACTGTGTTGTTCCATCGAACTTTAGGCCTAGTGCGCCCTAAAGATGTTGATTTGGAGCTTTTTGATATTACATAT GTGCAATGTGGTGATATGGaggttgagagaaaaattgatGAGAAGATCGACCAGTTCATTGATAGGGTGGAGAAGCACCCAAACAAGAAAAATCAG ATATGTTTGTCCTTCTATGAAGTCAAAAACAAACAAGCCACATGGTTCACTAACAAAGTTGAACGCCTCCACTGGGAACAGTGGTACATCAATTTGAATGTTGCACAACACGCTAAAGGGCATTCTG AAACTGTGGCGGAGGCAAGGAGTGCTCGGCGCACTGCATTGGAAGCTTCTCTTCGTGATGTTCTGTTTCAGATAATTAGGTTTGTCAATGATAAGAAGGATCATGTTCCTCCAATACCAAACCTTGAAGGTGTTTCATTTCCCTATGAAATTACCATCTCAAG GTACCTGAAGCCAAGTATAAAGCTGCTTAGTTATGTACTGCCTTCTCTTAGTTCATCAGATTCTGCATTTGGGATGGACATGTTCAAGAGGATGCTCCAAACCGGGCATCCTACAATGCTCAGTTGA